One window from the genome of Amaranthus tricolor cultivar Red isolate AtriRed21 chromosome 9, ASM2621246v1, whole genome shotgun sequence encodes:
- the LOC130824217 gene encoding uncharacterized protein LOC130824217 — MGEQDTAVAPPLPLQPQPQPQLPASRQPQSDPSTPVPDFDPSRMIGIIRRKALIKDLAAAYHAECLDYGQELLELQRRWEETYKEVKTFENSRRDTLRPSKRLKKAR; from the exons ATGGGCGAACAAGACACGGCTGTTGCCCCACCTCTTCCTCTtcaaccacaaccacaaccacagTTACCGGCATCTCGGCAACCGCAATCCGATCCTTCAACTCCTGTTCCCGATTTCGACCCCAGCCGCA TGATTGGTATCATCAGACGGAAGGCGTTGATTAAAGACTTGGCTGCTGCTTACCATGCTGAATGTTTGGATTATGGTCAAGAACTTTTGGAACTTCAGCGAAGATGGGAAGAG ACTTACAAAGAAGTCAAAACTTTCGAAAATTCTAGAAGAGATACCTTGAGACCATCCAAGCGTCTGAAGAAAGCTCGTTGA